The DNA sequence GAACCACACAACGCTGGATATTAGCTAAAGGAAAAGTCTCGGCGATCACTTCACGTAAACCTGTCAAACCATCGCTGCATATGTAGAGGACATCCTCTAGACCGCGATTTTTAAGCTGCTGTAAACAACGTGCCCACTCTGTAGCACTTTCGGCTCCTTGACCAGGAATCAAAGCAATGATCTCGCGTTTTCCTTCCACCGTAATCCCGTATACAACATAAAGGGCAATACGGCTGACCTGTCCATCACGACGTACATCCAAATAGATCGCATCAATGAACATCACTACCAACAGCGCAGGTAAGGGACTGTTTCGCCAAGCTTCTACTCGCTCCCAAGTGCTGTTGATTACAGACGAAATACGACTGTCGCTCATCTGAGCCCCGTACATACGCTCTAAGTGCAACCGAATGTCACTGATTGAGTTACTCATTGAGTACAGCTCCAGAATCTGGTTGTCAAAACCTAAGCCTAGTTCATATTGCCGCTTCTTGACCGTCAAGGGCTCGAAACTACCGTTACGATCACGGCTGTAGTGAATCTCAACAGGGCCAGCCTCGGAGCGAACTTCCTTAGATAGCTGCCCATTGCGCTTATTGGTTAAACCTTGGGCTTTTTCCCCTTGGATGTGGTCTTCTAGTTCTGCCGCTAAAGCTCCTTCCAAAAAGTTAGCAATCAAAGGCTTGAGAAGACCGTCTTCTCCTGTTAATCCCTTACCTTGAATTAGGCCCGCAATAACTTGCTGGCGATATGACTCAAAATCGAAATCCGACAGAGTCTCTTCTTTTTTGGTTTTCTTTGACATAATTAAATGTGTCTACTTTTGACGCAGACACAGTTCAATGGATACTCCCGGAATTTATTAAATGGTTTCAATGATAAACATCCAAACATTTACCCAAAAAGAAATTGTCGCCTATCTCGATGATTTGGCGCAACTGCGGATTTCCGTATTTCGGGAATATCCCTATTTGTACGACGGCTCTCTGGTGTACGAAAAAGAATACCTGCAAACTTTTGTGAAGGCGGAGGACGGGATTGTGGTCGCTGCATTCGATGGTGACCAAGTGGTAGGAATATCTACAGGGCTGCCGCTGGCGCAGGAACCCGACGAGGTGATTGGGCCGTGGAAAGCGCATGATGTTGATCGTATCTTTTACTTCAGTGAATCGGTGCTTGCGAAAGCTTACCGGGGGCAGGGCATCGGTGTACAATTTTTTCAGGAGCGTGAGGCTTGGGCTCGAAAGTTGGGCTTTACGCAAGCAGTGTTTTGTGGCGTCGTCCGCCCGGACGATCATCCGCTGAAGCCTGCGGATTACCTGCCACTGGATCGGTTTTGGCAAAAGCGGGGATATGCTAAAAAAGAGGGTTACTTTGCTAAAATGAGCTGGCTGGACAGGGGAGAAGCGGAAGAAACAACCAAAGTCTTGCAGTATTGGTGGAAGGCCTTGTGAGATGAGGAAAAGGGCCGCGCCACCAGTCATCCGGTAGCGCAACCCTTTTTATCAAATACCAAGTACCTTTTATCTACTCCCCCCGCCCCAGAAACTTCCGGATGCCGGCAAACAGCCCAACGAAGGCTAAAGCCACCAGCTTCCATGCTTTGAGCAAGAAGATGCCGATAGAGGCGAGTAGCCCCGTTTTCATGAGCACTTTACCTGCAATGAGTCCGCCGATACCGTAGGCTGCGAGCCGGTCTACGCCAGGGCGGTAATCGGCATAGCGTTGGCCACGCTCAAATTCTACCCCTGCCAGGATACCGTTGATGTTGTCTTTGATTTCCGGCAAAAGTTCCATACCACCAATGGCATTGAGAACGAGATAGCCCTCTCTGCCCAGTACCCTAATGCTGTAGTTGAGTGTATTGGTTTCCGTTTCATCGAAGTTCAACTCCATGGCCCAGTGTAGTTTTTTGGTCGCTTCATCGTAAAAGGGCGGGCTGCCCCAGCCGACCATGCGCACAGTGCCGTAGCCTTGCTCTTTTCGCAACTCACTTTCGGCAGCAGTGTCCTCGATGAGGCTTTCGAGGAGTTCATCGTAATCGATGTCTTTGGCATCGTCATCCGCTACGTGGCCTTCGTCGGAATAGGTGATGTTGATCCCGTAGCTGTCCAGGTTGTTTGGCCCACCGTCCAGCGGAAAAAGCATCCCGAGAGAGGGTGCTGAAGAGGGTGGGTTGCCCCAAATATCTGTGAGGATCATTTCCGCATCAGCGGGACCAACGTACTTGAAACCAGCAGGTACTTTGAGTATAGCAAGGTTGTTGCCAAGCAAAACCGTATCTGTACGGTAATCAATGGTTTGGTCAATACTGTCGAGATAGGCTTGATAGAGCGCGAGGTAAAAGACTTCTTGTTCCGCATCAGATAAGGTCAGGCTATCGGTTTGAGTATTTGCCCACAGACCAGGAGCAGCCCCTAAAAAGAGGAAGAGTAATAAGTAACGCATCGAGAGAGTTGGTTTAAAATTGTCAGAGAATGAGTTTTTCTGGTCAATAATACGAAATTGTCAGAAAATTAGTTCCGTAGGGAAGGAAGCGCGCATTTTTTTGTTGTAAATTAAGCCAATCAAAAAGTATCCTAGCCATCTCTACTTCAATCACAGCTACCCCTCTTCAACGCCGTACCAATCTGCCGGAGCAGTTGGTGCAGTTCTGTCGTTTTTTGCGCTCACAACAATTTCGGATCAGTGCCGCCGAAGAGGTGGATGTATTGAACGTTTTGCCAGCGGTAGGTCTCCGTTCGGGACAGGATTTTCGACTGGTACTGCGCTCGGTGCTATGCAAAGACCTGAGCCAGTTGCGTAAGTTTGATGACCTCTATACCCAGTATTGGAAGGAGCTGGAACGCGCGGTCGACAGCAAAATCAAAGAGCAACCCGTGGAGATGGCCAAGCCCAAGCCACGTCCTCCTTCTATTCAAGTACTCAAAGATTGGTTACACGGTGGTCGCAATAGCGAAAGCACCGAGATGGTAACCTACGCCCCGGGTGGGAAAGGCCACGCTCAGGATTTTAGTGTTTTTGCAAAAGAAGAATTACAAGAAGTCTTAAGGATCGTGCGGCAATTGGCCCAACGAATTGCCCAGCGCCCTAGCCGTAGAAAGGAGCCGAGCCGACAAGTAAACAGCCTGGATTTACGTAAAAGCCTGCGGCACGCGATGCGCTACGGCGGGGAAATTTTGGATTTGCATTACCACCAACCCAAAGCCCGCAAAGTGAAGTTGGTGCTGCTGTGTGATGTAAGCAAATCTATGGAGCTGTATACCCGCTTTCTTATCCAGGTGATGTACGGTTTTCAACGCACTGGCCAACAAGTAGAGACCTTTATTTTTAGCAGCGAACTCGAACGAGTCACCCGCCAGTTGCGCGAGCAGGATTTCCGAAAAGCCCTCCGCCGCCTCACCGCCGAGAGCAGTGCCTGGGCTGGAGGTACGGAGATCGGCAGCTGCCTCCACCAATTTACCCAAGAATACGGCGGCCGCTTGCTCAACCAGGACACCATCGTCTTGATCCTCAGCGATGGTTTGGATACCGGCAATATCGAACAGCTGGAAGAAAGTATGCGCTATCTCCAACGACGCGCTTACCGCACCATGTGGCTCAATCCACTAGCTGGCCGCCCCGGCTACGAACCTACGGTAAGAGGTATGCAAACTGCGCTGCCCTACGTGGATCACTTTCTGGCTGCTCACGATGTGGAGAGTTTGCGGAGGATCAGGTTGTAGCGGTTATTCATCTTTTGCGCCGGCCCATCCGGCACCGGCTTTACTTGTTTCACAAAATGGAGTTTTGTAGACACAGCGCCGTAGTTGGTAAACTACGTCGAACGGAGGCGCAGCGCCAGGCTTAGCCGGGTGTGCAGCTTGTTTGAGGGTGAAGACGTTACGAGTAACATCTCTACGAAGTGGATATCCAACTTTTACACTCTTCCACTTTTACACCCTTCCAACAAACAACCATCAACCAACCTATTCCTCCTTCAACTTCACCATCGTCAAAATAGTAGCAATTGCAACGGTTTCATTGGTTTCATCGTAGACTTCTACCAACCACTTTACGATGCCTTTGCGGTAATCTTCGTCATCGCGTTGTTGTTGCTCGATTTTCTCTTTGGCTGTCAGGTAAACGCCGATGGTCATGCCGGGGTAGACGGGCTTGGTGAAGCGACAAGATTCCAGGCCGTAGTTTAATAAAACGGGACCTTTGCGGGGTTCTACGAAGAGGCCGGCAGCTTTACTGAGTACCCAATATCCGTGGGCTACACGCTGTTCGAAGGGCGTGCCTTCCAGTGATGTAGCGTCTACATGGGCGTAGAAACGATCGCCGGTGAGGTTGGCGAAGTTGCCGATATCACCGTCCGTGACGGTATGTTTCGCCGTGGTGATGGTATCCCCTATCTCAATCTCCTGAAAGTATTTGCGGAACGGATGAATATCGCTCTCCTTACGGGCTGCACCAGGTTGGTACTGTTGGGTAACCTGGGTGAGCATGGTGGGGTGCCCCTGAAGCGCGACTGTTTGTAGATAGTGCTTGACGGAGCGAATACCGCCTAGTTCCTGACCACCTCCGGCCCGGCCCGGCCCACCGTGGTTCATCAGCGGCATGGGTGATCCATGGCCGGTGCTCTCGGGCGCACTCTCGCGGTTGAGGATCAGTATCCGGCCGTGCTGCGCGCCAGCACCCAAGAGGTATTCCTGCGCGGTGTGGGCATCGTACGTGCAGATGGTGCTCACCAGCGAGCCTTTACCCAGGTTGGCCAGTGCAATTGCATCGTCGAGTTCGCGGTAGGGTAGGAGGGTGCTCACCGGACCGAATGCCTCAATGTCGTGGGTAGCGGTGTGCTCGAAAGGGTGGTCGTTGCGCAAAAGGATTGGTGTACAGTAAGCACCCTTGTCGCGGTCGCCCAGTACTTCAAAATCATCCAATTGTCCGTAGACCAAGTCACTGGACTGCAAGAGTTGCTGGACACGCTCCTTGACGACCTGCTGCTGCTTTTTGCTCACCAGTGCCCCCATGCGTACGCCCTCATTGCGGGGGTCGCCCACGGTGGTACCTGCGAGTTGTTTGCCCAGAGCAATCTGTACATCCTCGATGTATGCTTCGGGGACAATGATGCGGCGGATAGCGGTACATTTTTGCCCCGCTTTGGTGGTCATCTCCCGGCGTACTTCCTTGATGAAGAGGTTGAATTCTTCGGTGCCAGGAGCCGCGTCTTTGCCCAAGATAGCTGCATTCAAACTATCTGCCTCCATGTTGAAGGGGACGGCCTCGTTGGTAATCTGAGGTAACCCTTTGAGCTTACGCCCTGTAGCTGCGGAACCCGTAAAAGTGACCACATCCTGGCTGCCCATCGTATCCAATATACCTACTCCGGAACCCTGGACGAGTTGCAGACTCCCTTCCGGCAAGATGCCCGAGGCGATGATGTCGCGCACCATGGCCTCCGTCAAAAAGCTGGTCACTTCGGAAGGCTTAACCACTGCGGGCATACCCGCCAGTAGATTCACCGCTACCTTTTCCAGCATTCCCCAGATGGGGAAATTGAAGGCATTGATATGCACGGCTACTCCCTGGCGGGGAACCATGACGTGCGTACCAATAAACGTCCCTTCGGTGGAGAGCCGAGCCGCTTCGCCATCTACGTACCAGCGTTGGTCACCCAACTGCCGACGCATGCTAGCGTAAGCAAATAGGGTGCCGATACCGCCTTCGATGTCTACCCAACTGTCGCCTTTGGTTGCACCCGTTTGGTAACTCAAGGGGTAATATTTCTTACGTAAATCATTGAGGTGCAGCGCTAGCTGCTTCAGCATCAGCCCCCGCTCACGGAAGCTCATTTTGCGCAGGGCTGGGCCACCGGTCTTGCGGGCGTAAGCCAGGATATCCCCAAAATCCAGGCCCGCAGTAGAGCAACTACCGATCACTTCGCCCGTAGAGGCGTCAAATTGCGTGAATTCTTCCTGGCTAGGGCTTACCCATTTTCCCTCGATATAGTGCTGTAACTGCATATTGTGGTGGTTTGCTGAGCTTGATGAAATTCTTTGGTCGCTAAAAGGTAGGCTGGACTTCAGTCCGTCCATGCTTGCAAATGAATTTCATCTAGCGTTGATTTACGAACGTTTGTTCGCAAAGATAAACAGTTTTTGATGAATGTGGGAGGAGTGAAAAACAGTTGCTTTTGTGTATAAAATCAATGACTTTTGGATATCAAAAATGAGGATCAATATCGATATTGACGATAAACTGCTGCAATTGGCATTAGAACTTGGTAAGCACGCCACTAAAAAGGAGGTCGTACACCAAGCCCTTGTGTATTATATTCGTCGACTTAAGCAATTGAAAATGCTTGAGTTGCAGGGGATGGTCGG is a window from the Lewinella sp. LCG006 genome containing:
- a CDS encoding type II toxin-antitoxin system VapB family antitoxin, with the translated sequence MRINIDIDDKLLQLALELGKHATKKEVVHQALVYYIRRLKQLKMLELQGMVGWEGDPSSMCV
- a CDS encoding IS256 family transposase, producing MSKKTKKEETLSDFDFESYRQQVIAGLIQGKGLTGEDGLLKPLIANFLEGALAAELEDHIQGEKAQGLTNKRNGQLSKEVRSEAGPVEIHYSRDRNGSFEPLTVKKRQYELGLGFDNQILELYSMSNSISDIRLHLERMYGAQMSDSRISSVINSTWERVEAWRNSPLPALLVVMFIDAIYLDVRRDGQVSRIALYVVYGITVEGKREIIALIPGQGAESATEWARCLQQLKNRGLEDVLYICSDGLTGLREVIAETFPLANIQRCVVHKIRNTFKLLDEKDSRQVLRQLKEVYNAVNEAEARRKLEDFQVFWQGKYDLVVDLWLKDWDDLMRCMQLSPTLKKLIYTTNAIENLNREIRRVTKAKGAWVSERALLIQLFLALERKKNSWNKSVRTWSAIRRELTLAHGDRFTKHIS
- a CDS encoding VWA domain-containing protein, which produces MRSQQFRISAAEEVDVLNVLPAVGLRSGQDFRLVLRSVLCKDLSQLRKFDDLYTQYWKELERAVDSKIKEQPVEMAKPKPRPPSIQVLKDWLHGGRNSESTEMVTYAPGGKGHAQDFSVFAKEELQEVLRIVRQLAQRIAQRPSRRKEPSRQVNSLDLRKSLRHAMRYGGEILDLHYHQPKARKVKLVLLCDVSKSMELYTRFLIQVMYGFQRTGQQVETFIFSSELERVTRQLREQDFRKALRRLTAESSAWAGGTEIGSCLHQFTQEYGGRLLNQDTIVLILSDGLDTGNIEQLEESMRYLQRRAYRTMWLNPLAGRPGYEPTVRGMQTALPYVDHFLAAHDVESLRRIRL
- a CDS encoding DUF2167 domain-containing protein — protein: MRYLLLFLFLGAAPGLWANTQTDSLTLSDAEQEVFYLALYQAYLDSIDQTIDYRTDTVLLGNNLAILKVPAGFKYVGPADAEMILTDIWGNPPSSAPSLGMLFPLDGGPNNLDSYGINITYSDEGHVADDDAKDIDYDELLESLIEDTAAESELRKEQGYGTVRMVGWGSPPFYDEATKKLHWAMELNFDETETNTLNYSIRVLGREGYLVLNAIGGMELLPEIKDNINGILAGVEFERGQRYADYRPGVDRLAAYGIGGLIAGKVLMKTGLLASIGIFLLKAWKLVALAFVGLFAGIRKFLGRGE
- a CDS encoding GNAT family N-acetyltransferase produces the protein MINIQTFTQKEIVAYLDDLAQLRISVFREYPYLYDGSLVYEKEYLQTFVKAEDGIVVAAFDGDQVVGISTGLPLAQEPDEVIGPWKAHDVDRIFYFSESVLAKAYRGQGIGVQFFQEREAWARKLGFTQAVFCGVVRPDDHPLKPADYLPLDRFWQKRGYAKKEGYFAKMSWLDRGEAEETTKVLQYWWKAL
- the paaZ gene encoding phenylacetic acid degradation bifunctional protein PaaZ, with amino-acid sequence MQLQHYIEGKWVSPSQEEFTQFDASTGEVIGSCSTAGLDFGDILAYARKTGGPALRKMSFRERGLMLKQLALHLNDLRKKYYPLSYQTGATKGDSWVDIEGGIGTLFAYASMRRQLGDQRWYVDGEAARLSTEGTFIGTHVMVPRQGVAVHINAFNFPIWGMLEKVAVNLLAGMPAVVKPSEVTSFLTEAMVRDIIASGILPEGSLQLVQGSGVGILDTMGSQDVVTFTGSAATGRKLKGLPQITNEAVPFNMEADSLNAAILGKDAAPGTEEFNLFIKEVRREMTTKAGQKCTAIRRIIVPEAYIEDVQIALGKQLAGTTVGDPRNEGVRMGALVSKKQQQVVKERVQQLLQSSDLVYGQLDDFEVLGDRDKGAYCTPILLRNDHPFEHTATHDIEAFGPVSTLLPYRELDDAIALANLGKGSLVSTICTYDAHTAQEYLLGAGAQHGRILILNRESAPESTGHGSPMPLMNHGGPGRAGGGQELGGIRSVKHYLQTVALQGHPTMLTQVTQQYQPGAARKESDIHPFRKYFQEIEIGDTITTAKHTVTDGDIGNFANLTGDRFYAHVDATSLEGTPFEQRVAHGYWVLSKAAGLFVEPRKGPVLLNYGLESCRFTKPVYPGMTIGVYLTAKEKIEQQQRDDEDYRKGIVKWLVEVYDETNETVAIATILTMVKLKEE